In Sphingomonas crocodyli, a genomic segment contains:
- a CDS encoding N-succinylarginine dihydrolase, translated as MSATEINFDGLIGPIHNYAGLSAGNLASANNAGAISRPREAALQGLAKMRLLMDRGLAQGFIPPPRRPAVATLCTLGFAGSDVEVLREAADSDPVLFNNACSASAMWAANAATVIAAPDAGDGRVHLVTANLATMLHRSFEAADTFAALSTIFADSRHFAVHPALPATPHFSDEGAANHMRLTASHGAEGANVFVHGEPRGGCFPERQSRRAGEAVARLAGVSMEIHTLQSRKAIEAGAFHNDVVAVANENVLFAHPQAFEDRDALFAALATSVPGFVAVETAGVTLEEAVSSYLFNSQLVTLPAGGMALVLPAETQAVASVRAAIDAAITGDNPIVEAIIVDVRESMRNGGGPACLRLRVPVSDAAKAAIDPRFLLRPCRWDSLAKLVEAHWPETIDAADLIDPALWAAVGAAHDALDHWLSVPV; from the coding sequence ATGAGCGCGACCGAAATCAACTTCGACGGGCTGATCGGCCCCATTCACAATTATGCGGGGCTGTCGGCCGGCAATCTGGCGAGCGCCAACAATGCCGGAGCGATTTCGCGCCCGCGCGAAGCCGCGCTGCAGGGGCTCGCCAAGATGCGGCTGCTGATGGATCGCGGGCTGGCACAGGGCTTCATCCCCCCACCCCGTCGCCCCGCGGTCGCAACGCTCTGTACGCTGGGTTTTGCGGGCAGTGATGTCGAGGTGCTGAGGGAGGCGGCGGACAGCGATCCCGTGCTGTTCAACAATGCCTGCTCAGCCTCGGCCATGTGGGCTGCGAACGCCGCAACCGTGATTGCCGCGCCCGATGCCGGCGACGGGCGCGTCCACCTCGTCACCGCCAATCTCGCGACGATGCTCCACCGTTCGTTCGAGGCCGCCGACACCTTTGCCGCGCTGTCGACGATTTTCGCCGACAGCCGCCATTTCGCCGTTCACCCCGCTTTGCCGGCCACCCCGCATTTCAGCGACGAAGGCGCGGCCAACCATATGCGGCTCACGGCAAGCCACGGCGCGGAAGGCGCCAATGTCTTCGTTCATGGCGAACCACGCGGCGGCTGCTTTCCCGAACGCCAGTCGCGCCGCGCTGGCGAAGCCGTGGCGCGGCTCGCGGGCGTGAGCATGGAAATCCATACCCTCCAGTCGCGCAAAGCGATCGAGGCCGGCGCCTTCCACAACGATGTCGTCGCGGTCGCCAATGAAAATGTGCTGTTCGCCCACCCGCAGGCGTTCGAGGATCGCGATGCTCTGTTCGCGGCGCTCGCTACATCGGTTCCGGGTTTCGTCGCGGTCGAGACGGCGGGCGTGACGCTGGAAGAAGCGGTATCCTCCTATCTGTTCAACTCGCAACTGGTGACGCTTCCGGCCGGCGGGATGGCGCTCGTCTTGCCCGCCGAGACGCAGGCGGTCGCATCGGTCCGCGCGGCGATCGACGCGGCCATTACCGGCGACAATCCCATCGTCGAAGCGATCATCGTCGATGTGCGCGAGAGCATGCGCAACGGCGGCGGCCCGGCCTGTTTGCGGCTACGCGTGCCGGTATCCGACGCCGCAAAGGCCGCGATCGACCCACGCTTCCTGCTGCGCCCTTGTCGTTGGGATAGTCTGGCGAAGCTGGTCGAAGCCCATTGGCCCGAGACGATCGACGCTGCCGATCTGATCGATCCGGCGCTCTGGGCGGCGGTGGGCGCGGCGCATGACGCGCTCGACCATTGGCTTTCGGTTCCGGTTTGA
- a CDS encoding arginine N-succinyltransferase, translated as MTRSTIGFRFRFEAQDAMLFVRPAVIADLDALMELAILSGRGFTSLPEDEATLLARLTLSEQSFAGTVPTREAWYTLMLEDSETGRVEGLCGVRAGVGVGRPHFSFRVMTLAQFSSAIATRFDHQALVLVNECAGWTEVGSLYLRPERRSGGAGSLLARSRYMLIGAEKSRFAETVMAELRGYFAPDGTCPFWEGVASKFFRLPFDQADHMVMSTDGQFILDLAPRHPIYVELIDEAARDAIGKVHVEGQAARAMLEQEGFRGSGLIDIFDGGPTYSAPRDSITTIERTRRCTVAIGDPGEAEEAIASTDSATGFRAARVAVAVDGERALIRASDADLLGLKAGDVMRVRL; from the coding sequence ATGACGCGCTCGACCATTGGCTTTCGGTTCCGGTTTGAGGCACAAGACGCGATGCTGTTCGTCCGCCCGGCGGTAATTGCCGATCTCGATGCGCTGATGGAGCTGGCGATCCTGTCCGGACGCGGCTTCACAAGCCTGCCCGAGGATGAAGCGACCCTGCTCGCCCGCCTCACCCTGTCCGAACAAAGCTTCGCCGGCACCGTGCCGACGCGCGAGGCGTGGTACACGCTGATGCTGGAGGACAGCGAGACGGGTCGGGTCGAGGGGCTGTGCGGCGTGCGCGCGGGCGTCGGCGTCGGGCGGCCGCATTTCTCGTTTCGGGTGATGACGCTCGCTCAATTCTCTTCCGCGATCGCGACCCGCTTCGATCATCAGGCGCTGGTGCTCGTCAACGAATGCGCCGGGTGGACCGAGGTGGGATCGCTCTATCTGCGTCCCGAACGGCGCAGCGGCGGTGCCGGGAGCCTGCTCGCACGATCGCGCTACATGCTGATCGGGGCGGAGAAATCGCGTTTCGCCGAAACGGTGATGGCCGAACTGCGCGGTTATTTCGCGCCCGACGGCACCTGTCCGTTCTGGGAGGGGGTCGCGAGCAAATTCTTCCGCCTGCCCTTCGATCAGGCCGATCATATGGTGATGTCGACCGACGGCCAGTTCATCCTCGATCTCGCCCCGCGCCACCCGATCTACGTCGAACTGATCGACGAGGCCGCGCGCGATGCGATCGGCAAGGTTCATGTCGAGGGCCAGGCCGCCCGCGCGATGCTGGAGCAGGAAGGGTTCCGTGGATCGGGGCTGATCGACATCTTCGACGGCGGCCCGACCTATTCCGCACCGCGCGACAGCATCACCACGATCGAGCGGACCCGCCGCTGCACGGTCGCGATCGGCGATCCGGGCGAGGCCGAGGAAGCGATCGCTTCGACGGACAGCGCCACAGGCTTCCGGGCCGCGCGCGTCGCCGTGGCGGTCGATGGAGAAAGGGCGCTGATCCGCGCGAGCGATGCGGACCTGCTGGGGCTGAAGGCGGGAGATGTGATGAGGGTGCGGCTATGA
- the astD gene encoding succinylglutamate-semialdehyde dehydrogenase produces the protein MMRSIDPATGEMVWEGEETPIVAIPAMVDRARAALPGWAETPLEDRIAIVRRYAEALKAETEGLARDISRETGKPLWETRGEIASMIGKVEVSIAAQAERAGTREATTGFGRAVLRHKPHGVMAVLGPYNFPGHLPNGHIVPALLAGNAVIFKPSEECPLTGRNMARLLQVAGVPDDIFQIVLGGRDQGAALIDADIDGLLFTGAASTGAHFRRATVDRPHLILALELGGNNPLIAWGDGDASAAAIVQSAFVTTGQRCSCARRLIVPEGSFGNAIVEATHTLASRLRIGAWDDEEEPYMGPLVSTGATQRAIDAVAALKANGAKPLLPFERLDRGEAFVTPAIYDVTGINVPDEEIFAPVLQLIRVPTFDAAIEAANATSYGLSAGLLSDDEELWRRFLSRSRAGVVNWNRPTTGAAGNMPFGGLGRSGNHRPSAYYAADYCAYPVASFEAPTIEDMTADLGGRLL, from the coding sequence ATGATGCGGTCGATCGATCCGGCCACTGGCGAGATGGTATGGGAAGGCGAGGAAACACCCATCGTCGCGATCCCTGCGATGGTCGATCGCGCCCGTGCGGCGCTGCCGGGCTGGGCCGAAACGCCGTTGGAAGATCGCATCGCGATCGTCCGCCGCTATGCCGAGGCGCTCAAGGCCGAGACCGAGGGGCTGGCGCGCGATATCTCACGCGAGACAGGCAAGCCCCTGTGGGAAACGCGCGGCGAAATCGCCTCGATGATCGGCAAGGTCGAGGTGTCGATCGCCGCGCAGGCCGAACGGGCGGGCACGCGCGAGGCGACGACCGGCTTCGGCCGCGCCGTCCTGCGCCACAAACCGCATGGCGTTATGGCCGTACTGGGGCCGTACAACTTCCCCGGCCATCTGCCCAACGGCCACATCGTTCCCGCGTTGCTCGCGGGCAATGCGGTGATCTTCAAACCATCGGAGGAATGCCCGCTAACCGGCCGGAACATGGCGCGATTGCTCCAGGTCGCCGGCGTGCCCGACGACATTTTTCAGATCGTGCTGGGTGGACGTGATCAGGGCGCGGCGCTGATCGATGCCGATATCGACGGGCTTCTGTTCACCGGCGCGGCATCGACCGGCGCGCATTTCCGCCGCGCGACCGTCGATCGCCCGCACCTGATCCTCGCGCTCGAACTCGGTGGTAACAACCCGCTGATCGCGTGGGGCGATGGCGATGCTTCGGCGGCTGCGATCGTCCAGTCGGCCTTCGTCACCACCGGCCAGCGCTGCTCGTGCGCGCGTCGCCTGATCGTGCCCGAAGGGAGCTTCGGCAATGCGATCGTCGAGGCGACCCACACCCTCGCCTCACGCCTGCGGATCGGCGCGTGGGATGATGAGGAGGAACCCTATATGGGGCCGCTGGTCTCGACCGGTGCCACCCAACGCGCGATCGATGCGGTGGCTGCGCTCAAGGCGAATGGTGCGAAACCCCTCCTCCCCTTCGAACGGCTCGATCGCGGTGAGGCGTTCGTCACGCCCGCTATCTACGACGTCACCGGCATAAACGTGCCCGATGAGGAGATTTTCGCGCCGGTCCTCCAGCTGATCCGCGTGCCCACCTTCGACGCGGCGATCGAGGCAGCCAACGCGACGAGCTACGGGCTGTCGGCGGGTCTGCTGAGCGACGACGAGGAGTTGTGGCGGCGCTTCCTGTCGCGGTCGCGGGCCGGCGTGGTCAACTGGAACCGGCCGACGACAGGCGCAGCGGGCAACATGCCCTTCGGCGGGCTCGGGCGATCGGGCAATCATCGCCCCAGCGCTTATTATGCCGCCGATTATTGCGCCTATCCGGTTGCGAGCTTCGAAGCGCCCACGATCGAGGATATGACCGCCGATCTGGGCGGGCGGCTGTTGTGA
- a CDS encoding hydrolase, producing MRAQVEAWSAINSGSRNLDGLATMAGLLADAFAVLPGDVGLLDATPGEVIDTDGVAQPVAFGRNLHVRVRPSAPVQLLLTGHMDTVFGIDHPFQTVTPLEDGAILNGPGCADMKGGIALMLAALVGIDASPLASRVGYEVVINSDEEIGSPGSAALIAQAARGKLAALTYEPALPDGTLAGARPGSGNFSIIVTGRAAHAGRNPEDGRNAVVAAADLALRLSKARREGLAINPAKIDGGGPNNIVPDRAILRVNLRPALPEHQAIAVTLIDRLIAEISAEHEVSIHLHGGFGRPPKPVDARAQKLFTLVERSATDLGIAIGRKATGGVCDGNNIAACGVPVVDTMGARGGAIHSADEFLIIDSLAERARLSTLVMLRLAEAGL from the coding sequence ATGCGCGCGCAGGTCGAGGCTTGGAGCGCGATCAATTCGGGCTCACGCAATCTCGACGGGCTGGCGACGATGGCCGGCCTGCTGGCCGATGCCTTTGCGGTGCTGCCGGGCGACGTCGGGCTGCTCGATGCGACGCCGGGCGAGGTTATCGATACGGACGGGGTTGCCCAGCCCGTCGCTTTCGGCCGCAACCTCCACGTCCGGGTACGCCCATCGGCGCCGGTTCAACTGCTGCTCACCGGCCATATGGACACCGTGTTCGGGATCGATCACCCGTTTCAGACGGTGACGCCGCTGGAGGATGGCGCGATCCTCAACGGGCCGGGCTGCGCGGACATGAAGGGCGGGATCGCGCTGATGCTCGCCGCTCTGGTGGGGATCGACGCCTCCCCGCTGGCATCGCGGGTCGGCTATGAGGTGGTGATCAACTCGGACGAGGAGATCGGCTCCCCCGGCTCGGCGGCGCTGATCGCTCAAGCCGCGCGGGGCAAGCTGGCCGCCCTCACCTACGAACCCGCCTTACCCGACGGGACGCTGGCCGGTGCGCGACCGGGCAGCGGCAATTTCTCGATCATCGTGACGGGACGCGCTGCACATGCCGGGCGCAATCCGGAGGACGGCCGGAACGCCGTCGTCGCGGCAGCCGACCTTGCGCTGCGGCTGTCGAAGGCCAGGCGCGAGGGGCTGGCGATCAACCCGGCGAAGATCGACGGCGGCGGCCCGAACAATATCGTCCCCGATCGCGCGATCCTGCGCGTCAATCTGCGCCCCGCTTTGCCCGAGCATCAGGCGATTGCCGTCACCCTGATCGACCGGCTGATCGCCGAAATCTCGGCCGAGCATGAGGTTTCGATCCACCTCCACGGCGGCTTCGGCCGACCGCCCAAGCCGGTCGATGCCCGCGCACAAAAGCTGTTCACTCTGGTCGAACGCAGCGCCACCGATCTGGGCATCGCGATCGGCCGCAAGGCAACCGGCGGCGTATGCGACGGCAACAATATCGCGGCGTGCGGGGTGCCCGTGGTCGACACGATGGGCGCGCGCGGCGGGGCGATCCATTCGGCGGACGAATTTCTGATCATCGACAGCCTGGCGGAGCGTGCGCGGCTGTCGACCCTCGTCATGCTTCGCCTTGCCGAAGCCGGTCTCTGA
- a CDS encoding sulfotransferase family 2 domain-containing protein: MAGFLSDTIRYGVVRSLRAAAHDVRLISDIPEKQCRLGRHPNLSSKRHRRLDMVRARGVLFIHVPKNAGTSISQQLYGEQIKHASVRYYRTVGGDLMDRVKSFCILRDPIDRFLSAYRYAIDAGTKDNRISPPFFSDYTGFRHVGDAIDHVAGARDMFRIDHIFRPQVWYVTTELGSIGVDHVVHYDALGDLAAIDPALRGADRVRLNASRDIPILLTRAQREEIMRVYARDYELIERAKRLWPGALRDRLRQGEA, encoded by the coding sequence ATGGCAGGCTTTCTCTCCGATACTATCCGCTACGGCGTTGTCCGGTCGCTCCGCGCGGCGGCGCATGATGTGCGACTGATCAGCGATATTCCCGAAAAACAGTGCAGGCTCGGGCGCCATCCGAACCTGTCGTCGAAGCGGCATCGGCGGCTCGATATGGTCCGCGCGCGGGGCGTGCTGTTCATCCACGTGCCCAAGAATGCGGGCACCTCGATCTCGCAGCAGCTTTATGGCGAGCAGATCAAGCACGCCTCGGTCCGCTATTACCGGACGGTCGGCGGCGACCTGATGGATCGGGTCAAAAGCTTCTGCATCCTGCGCGATCCGATCGATCGCTTCCTGTCGGCCTATCGCTATGCGATCGATGCGGGGACGAAAGACAACCGCATCTCGCCGCCTTTCTTCAGCGACTATACGGGTTTCCGCCATGTCGGCGACGCGATCGATCATGTCGCAGGTGCGCGGGACATGTTCCGGATCGACCATATCTTCCGCCCGCAGGTCTGGTACGTCACCACCGAACTCGGCAGCATCGGGGTCGATCATGTCGTCCATTATGATGCGCTGGGTGATCTCGCCGCTATCGATCCGGCGTTGCGTGGCGCCGATCGGGTGCGGCTCAATGCCTCGCGCGACATCCCGATCCTGCTCACCCGCGCGCAGCGGGAGGAGATCATGCGGGTCTATGCCCGCGACTATGAACTGATCGAGCGGGCGAAGCGGCTATGGCCCGGAGCGCTCAGAGACCGGCTTCGGCAAGGCGAAGCATGA